A single Antechinus flavipes isolate AdamAnt ecotype Samford, QLD, Australia chromosome 5, AdamAnt_v2, whole genome shotgun sequence DNA region contains:
- the BID gene encoding BH3-interacting domain death agonist isoform X2 gives MDQDNGQTSLLLYNFLQCSGNNLFQKELKELDSELAVFVSKNGCSEQEYELQTDGNRCYFDMSREEVLDSESQEVLQRIATHLAQIGDKIDSSIQPRLVDNLIQQFRNINLPAEDKKRFLDAAMEQMMQTIPLDLEREKAQLLLAMLLAKKVMTHAPSLFRSIFYITVDYINQNLITYIRNLIRNDMD, from the exons GATAATGGACAGACCAGCTTGCTGCTGTACAACTTCCTACAATGTTCCGGTAACAACCTTTTCCAAAAGGAGCTGAAGGAGCTGGACAGTGAGCTGGCCGTGTTTGTCTCCAAGAACGGCTGTTCGGAGCAGGAATATGAGCTGCAAACAGATGGCAATCGGTGCTATTTTGACATGTCCAGAGAGGAGGTCTTAG attcagaaagcCAAGAAGTTCTGCAGCGCATAGCGACACACCTTGCCCAGATTGGGGACAAGATAGACAGTAGCATCCAGCCCAGGTTGGTGGATAACCTGATCCAGCAGTTCAGAAATATTAATCTGCCAGCTGAG GACAAGAAGAGATTCCTGGATGCTGCTATGGAACAAATGATGCAAACAATTCCTCTGGACCTTGAGCGAGAGAAGGCTCAATTATTGCTAGCAATGCTGTTGGCTAAAAAAGTTATGACTCATGCTCCATCCTTGTTCCGAAGCATCTTTTACATCACCGTAGATTACATAAATCAGAACCTTATTACCTACATAAGGAACTTAATCAGAAAT gataTGGACTGA
- the BID gene encoding BH3-interacting domain death agonist isoform X1: MDQDNGQTSLLLYNFLQCSGNNLFQKELKELDSELAVFVSKNGCSEQEYELQTDGNRCYFDMSREEVLDSESQEVLQRIATHLAQIGDKIDSSIQPRLVDNLIQQFRNINLPAEDKKRFLDAAMEQMMQTIPLDLEREKAQLLLAMLLAKKVMTHAPSLFRSIFYITVDYINQNLITYIRNLIRNVSSRAIMYLTVSYPQITVVISW; this comes from the exons GATAATGGACAGACCAGCTTGCTGCTGTACAACTTCCTACAATGTTCCGGTAACAACCTTTTCCAAAAGGAGCTGAAGGAGCTGGACAGTGAGCTGGCCGTGTTTGTCTCCAAGAACGGCTGTTCGGAGCAGGAATATGAGCTGCAAACAGATGGCAATCGGTGCTATTTTGACATGTCCAGAGAGGAGGTCTTAG attcagaaagcCAAGAAGTTCTGCAGCGCATAGCGACACACCTTGCCCAGATTGGGGACAAGATAGACAGTAGCATCCAGCCCAGGTTGGTGGATAACCTGATCCAGCAGTTCAGAAATATTAATCTGCCAGCTGAG GACAAGAAGAGATTCCTGGATGCTGCTATGGAACAAATGATGCAAACAATTCCTCTGGACCTTGAGCGAGAGAAGGCTCAATTATTGCTAGCAATGCTGTTGGCTAAAAAAGTTATGACTCATGCTCCATCCTTGTTCCGAAGCATCTTTTACATCACCGTAGATTACATAAATCAGAACCTTATTACCTACATAAGGAACTTAATCAGAAATGTAAGTTCCAGGGCCATCATGTATCTTACTGTGTCTTACCCACAGATTACTGTGGTCATCTCATGGTGA